The genome window CAGACAACGTTCAAAAGGCCTTCCGACTGAATCATGCCCAACATAACTGCTGCATCGAGACCGGCGAGGGAGGGCTTGGACGGGTGGGGTGTGTAAGGTGCCGCTGCAGTAAAGAACCTGCACGGGTGGTATGCAGCAGGGTATTGCAAACAGGCACGCTTGTCGCACAGGTGTCCATAATCGGACGCCCCTCTGGTCTCTCTCAGTCTCTGGACTGGTAAAACAGGATGTACCCGGATTCTGAGTTCTTGGAGATTTCCGAGGTTAATCCATAGAACTCCTCAATCGCCTGGGCATCAATTTtctaaagaaacaaaaaatttGACATTTGAATCCACTTGATTCATGAAAACCAATGATTTTGCATTTCTTCAATAAGGACTGGCAGCTTACCTCTACGATGTCATCATCAAACAGCAGCCAAAAATCATGACTCTTTACAATAGCAATGTAGTGTCCCCGATTTGGACCGCTGAAAGAAAATAACACACGAGTAAGCTTTGTGGAGGCAAAATGAGTGTAAGTACTTCAAAAAGTACGTTTACCGACTAACCTGCCACAATGCACCACCACAGCGACCAGATCATAAAGCCTCTCGGGATTGGTGGCGTCTCCAGATGTGTTAAAGAGGCGGAGCTCCAGAGGGAAGACCACACGGTAGCTTAGCTTAGTGTAGCGTTGCAGTTGTTCCATGTATTTAAATCTCTTCAAGTGCAAAGCGAGGATCATGGGAAGTTTTTTAACCCGCATCCTATAGAGACACACAACGCATTCAAGTATAAATCACATAGAGCAAAtctatggtaaaaaaatctaattaaataCCAATGCTAACCGTTTGTGTGCCTCCTGTTTACTTCTGCATTCCTCACAGTAATATTTATACTCGCTGCACAACGTCTCTGTATTACTAAAACCTCTATAAAAACAGTACGAGAAATAATAGTTCATTCAAATAGACACAATCATaagtagagatgcaccgatacatctgtcaatcaaaagaaaaaaatgcaatgaatttgagctctgtgtatagaaaatgtaaaaaaaccaGCACtggtttaatgttcaatatttaTGGGTATTATATTAATGAATAACAttcaaaaaatttaaatcttCAAAATTTAGTTATATAttagatatcagtctgaataatcggctATCGTATCAGTGGAAACTTTTTATATGGGTGCATCTCTATTCATAAAATGTTAATGATTGTTTTGCATTGGGTTTACGTATGTTTGTGTGTTATCAGACCTGAGACAATGTGTGATTGAAGTATTCTGCTCAACATCCACTGACAAATCCAAGAAATCCTCATCTTTACTGCTTATCTGCAAAAAAGGAAAGTCACACCTCAGTTAAAGCACATCCAACCAAAGTACAACGAAACTTTGATCGGGATATCACATCTTATATTGAACGATAGGGGTTGTCAATGAAATATGCATATATTAATCTGTATGCGATTACCGTTTCACACGTTAGGCATCGCGTCTCATTGGTCAACGTGCCCTGGAAGATCTCATGAACCCAGGTGGAGGAGGGTGGGGTACTGTTATTGTTCTGTGAATCAAGTGTACCATTGGCCAGTTTGCCGTTCTGTTTATCTTGCTTGCGCTCTTCTTGTAGCAGGTCTGCTATAGTGTTCAGCAGGTAGTTCAGAAACTCATGTGCATCTTGCTGCATGTAATTATCGAACAATTCTGCGGATAGCCAGagagacaaaatatcactgtcGGAAAACACGCAAAATCCAATGCATTTTTGTGCCAATAAAATCTGTGGAATTGACAGTGTTACAtgcaattcaattttttttattgaaacacACTCAGTAACAGTTTTGACCTAGAATAAAGTAGTGGCTGATACACGTAGGGTTATAATTGTATACAAAGCCTAAGGCAGTCGTAGTGTTCCTACTGTCATTCGAATTCGGCTTAAGGCAAACTAGAAATAACCTGTTGGGTCTAAACCTGTCTGTGATCAAAACTGTATCTCATTACAATTCGCCTTCCTGTTCACTGTACCATTCTCTTTCCGTAGTCTCGTGATGAACTTTTTAGGGGGTATAACCCCTACTTTCCTCTTCTGGTTAGCTATACTGTGGAAAAGATCAGCCAGGCAGGTGAGCAGGTTCTCCTTGCGTCGTGGCTGGCTTCTGTAGGCGAGGATCTTCTCCCGGAACGGCCGGCAGAAGTACAGTGCCTGGAGCACAGAATTACAGTAGCAGGTGTTTCCAAACTGTggataaaacacaaacaaacacacacgatGATGAAGAATCTTCCTGGAGGAGACAATGTTAGAATTCAGGGAGCATCTTTGCTTACGTTGACCAATCCAAAGTAATGCTCGTTGACAGGAAACTGCTCCGAGCCGATCTCTTTCTCCAAAGCGGAGGCATTGGCGCCCTGAAAGACAGGAAGTGCACAGCTATTCAGGCATTTACAGGTGCGTACGACTATATTAAGACTCCTGAACCAAAATATACGGTAGtaacaaatgtttttcaaaGACCAGTCCCAACACTAGCAGATTCCCTAATGAGCAATATAGATGATGATATATATACAATACATTATACAAAATACAGTTTAATACCATACAACATTGCTTACATGCAACAATTATgtgtattattttataatatctGCTAATTATTCACCAAACATAAATGATTTTATCCCAATTGGGTCTGTTGGGACATTTTGGAAGGTAGCACTGGTATACTTTATTATTTACTATTGTagtttactgtaaaatattatAGTAATTAATTATTACTATAGTATAGTATCATTACTGTAGTATACTATATTGCAAGCCAGCtgataaacttaaaaaatactgtaGCATACTTTAGTATTTAGTATGGTTCAAAAACAGCAGGATCTTGAAGTTTCCTTTAGTAAATAGTAAAGTATACTTCTTAAGTATAAAGTGTATTTGTTAATGCGTGTTAAAATCGCAATATTATACACAGAAAAACAAAGCATGTAAAATCTCACCTTATGAAATTTAGAGCTAAGAAATGTAACTAcgttaaaatacatttgcattttactACCGTGTTCTTTAGCATTATATGCTTTCTAACTAAATATTCAACGCAAAATAATGCAAGTCATCAATCAAACGAATAAACATGATAAGATATCCAAGATATGGAGTTACAAAGGGGATGGGACACTGTAATCACGATGTGACCGCACTGGAAGCAGCCATAGCACTAAACCACAGGTACACAGAGCGcatttgacaaaaaatattttgctcAAGTTTGCAATGCTTAACACAATGtttgtctaaaacaaaacactgttgtgtggttaaacttaaaaaataatcgGAACTGATCAAAATGTCACTGGTTCTCGCTTAATACGCACGATCATAACCTGTGCTGAATGACACTTCAGCTCAGCAGTTAGCACATCTTTGCTCTGCTGCCTTTAGCAAAATCCTATAAGGACGGACGAATTAAAGTCCTAACATTGTGTTATAAAGACAAAATATTGGTATCACATCACATACGATTAGTATCAATATATTATTTAGGCCCAGTGCAGAATTTATAACAGGCACACACACGGATAAAGAC of Paramisgurnus dabryanus chromosome 22, PD_genome_1.1, whole genome shotgun sequence contains these proteins:
- the usp12a gene encoding ubiquitin carboxyl-terminal hydrolase 12A, yielding MPSGRDAVCPHGDSSSPPRGDWVEDGAGRMEILMTVSKFASFCTMGANASALEKEIGSEQFPVNEHYFGLVNFGNTCYCNSVLQALYFCRPFREKILAYRSQPRRKENLLTCLADLFHSIANQKRKVGVIPPKKFITRLRKENELFDNYMQQDAHEFLNYLLNTIADLLQEERKQDKQNGKLANGTLDSQNNNSTPPSSTWVHEIFQGTLTNETRCLTCETISSKDEDFLDLSVDVEQNTSITHCLRGFSNTETLCSEYKYYCEECRSKQEAHKRMRVKKLPMILALHLKRFKYMEQLQRYTKLSYRVVFPLELRLFNTSGDATNPERLYDLVAVVVHCGSGPNRGHYIAIVKSHDFWLLFDDDIVEKIDAQAIEEFYGLTSEISKNSESGYILFYQSRD